The segment GCGCCAGCGTGAGGATGGCGAACGGGAGGGTTCGGTGGCGCACGAACCGGGTCATGGTCTCCTCCGTGGGGTTACTCCGTGGGGTCAGGTCTTGAACTGTGGCGTTTTGCACGACCCGACCCCGCTTGCGGGTTGGCCGGCAGCCCCGGTTGTACGCGGCATCGCCGCGCACCACGGGTGTCTGGGAGTTGATCGTAGCATCGGCACACCCTGCGAACGGCCATCGGCACGCGGGACCGATTCGCCGGCCGCTTCGCGGTCGTCGTGCCGCCGCTCTCGAGGCACTGAGCGCACGCTCCCACAAAGGGCCCGTCGCGCGACGGCCTCGCCCCGACGGCGTGGTAGTCTACGCGAGCAACGGAGCGTGGAACGATGCGGGAATTCCTTCCCAGCACGAGCATGCTGCTCGCGTTCGATGCGGCAGCCCGGACCGGGAGCTTCACGGCGGCAGCCCGCGAGCTCAACGTGACGCAGAGCGCGGCGAGCAAGCAGATCATCGCCCTCGAAGATCACCTCGGTGTGAAGCTCTTCGAACGTCGGGCGCACGAGGTGATCCTCACGGCCGCGGGGGCCGGCTACGCCAAAGACGTCCGCGCCGCGCTCGACATCATCCTGTCGGCGTCGCTTCGGCTGATGACGAGGCCAGGAGGGGGCCGGCTCGACCTCGCCGTGCTGCCGACGTTCGGGACACGATGGCTCCTGCCTCGGCTCCCCGGATTCCTGGCCGAGCACCCGGGGGTCACGGTCAACCTCCTGAACAAGCTGTCGCCGTTCGACTTCCAGACCGCCGGGCTGCACGCGGCCATCCACTACGGCGCGCCGGACTGGCCGGGTGCCGAGTGCACCTACCTCATGGGCGAAGAGGTCGTGCCCGTCTGTGCCCCGGGCTTTCTTGCCGAACATCGCATCGAACACGCACGCGACCTTGCGGCCCTCAAGCGGCTCCACATCCTGAGCCGCCCGGACGCGTGGCGCGACTGGTTTCGCATCCAGGGTGTCGACGTCGTCGAGAGCCCGGGGATGGTGTTCGAGCAGTTCCTGACGGCCGAGGAGGCGGCGGTCGTCGGCCTGGGGGTGGCGCTGCTGCCCAAGTTCCTGATCGAGCGGGAACTCGAGCGCGGCGAACTCGTCGTGGCCCTGGATCGCCCGGCGCGCAGCGAACATGCGTACTACCTGGTCGTGCCGGTGGAGCGGACCGACCATCCGCCGACGCTCGTCTTCCGTCAGTGGCTCCTGAAGACTATGGCTGGACGCGGCTGACCCCGCGTCAGCACGCCTCGAGCATCGTGGCGATCCCTTGTCCGACGCCGACACACATCGTGCAGAGCGCGCGCGCGCCTTGCCGGCCCGCGAGCTGATGGACGGCGGTCGTGAGCAGACGCGCGCCGCTCATGCCCAGGGGATGCCCGAGCGCGATCGCGCCGCCGAGCGGATTGACCCGCGCGTCGTCGTCGGGCAGGCCGAGCTGCCGCAGACAGGCGAGGGCTTGCGCCGCAAACGCCTCGTTGAGCTCGATGACGGCCATGTCGTCGAGCGACAGCCCGAGTCGCGCGAGCAGCTTCCGCGTGGCCGGCACAGGACCGATCCCCATCACGCGGGGCGCCACGCCGGCTGCGGCCGATCCGAGCAGTCGCGCTCGTGGAACGAGTCCCCACCGCTCGACGGCGGTTTCGGAGGCGAGCAACAGCGCGGCAGCCCCGTCGTTGACCCCGGAGGCATTGCCCGCCGTGACCGTGCCTCCGGCGCGGAACGCCGGTTTCAGGCGTGCAAGCTGCTCGATCGTGGTGGGTCGGACCTGCTCGTCGCGGTCGACCGCTATCGGGTCCCCGCGCCGGCGCGCCACGGTGACCGGTGCGATCTCCCGCGCGAGACGACCATCGCTCTCTGCGGCGGCGGCCTTCTCCTGGCTCCAGCACGCGAAGCGGTCCTGGTCCTCCCGGCTGATGTCGAGCTCGCGCGCCAGCGTTTCCGCCGTCTCGGGCATGGAATCGGTCCCGAAGCGTTCGTGCAGGCGGGGGTTGACGAAGCGCCAGCCCAGCGTGGTGTCGTGCGCCTCGATGTCGCGTGAGAACGGCGCGTCGGCCTTGGCGAGCACGAACGGCGCCCGCGACATG is part of the Acidobacteriota bacterium genome and harbors:
- the pcaF gene encoding 3-oxoadipyl-CoA thiolase, translated to MRPVYICDAVRTPVGRYGGALSPVRTDDLAAWPLRTLSQRHPGIDWRALDDVVLGCANQAGEDNRNVARMALLLADLPESVPGCTVNRLCASGMEAASVAARAIATGEADLVLAGGVESMSRAPFVLAKADAPFSRDIEAHDTTLGWRFVNPRLHERFGTDSMPETAETLARELDISREDQDRFACWSQEKAAAAESDGRLAREIAPVTVARRRGDPIAVDRDEQVRPTTIEQLARLKPAFRAGGTVTAGNASGVNDGAAALLLASETAVERWGLVPRARLLGSAAAGVAPRVMGIGPVPATRKLLARLGLSLDDMAVIELNEAFAAQALACLRQLGLPDDDARVNPLGGAIALGHPLGMSGARLLTTAVHQLAGRQGARALCTMCVGVGQGIATMLEAC
- a CDS encoding LysR family transcriptional regulator — encoded protein: MREFLPSTSMLLAFDAAARTGSFTAAARELNVTQSAASKQIIALEDHLGVKLFERRAHEVILTAAGAGYAKDVRAALDIILSASLRLMTRPGGGRLDLAVLPTFGTRWLLPRLPGFLAEHPGVTVNLLNKLSPFDFQTAGLHAAIHYGAPDWPGAECTYLMGEEVVPVCAPGFLAEHRIEHARDLAALKRLHILSRPDAWRDWFRIQGVDVVESPGMVFEQFLTAEEAAVVGLGVALLPKFLIERELERGELVVALDRPARSEHAYYLVVPVERTDHPPTLVFRQWLLKTMAGRG